A window from Synechococcus sp. RSCCF101 encodes these proteins:
- a CDS encoding glycosyltransferase, with amino-acid sequence MADITLLATADWDHPLWTNKQHVACQLAERGHRVLYVESIGLRPPRPGAADRSRLIRRLRHGLQGPRRVRPNLWVWSPLVLPAASSPWGLRLNRLVLRLGLAACRGLLRLRRDWLWTYNPLTLQLFDTSRHGLLIYHCVDAIQEQPGMPARTIDLWEERLSRAADAVFVTSPQLLERHRRFNPACRFYGNVADADHFGRALEASLPEPPELAVLPRPRLGFIGAISGYKLDLPLLAALARQQPEWTLVLIGPVGEGDPETDVSELKGLANVVFAGPQPYRALPAWLKGMDVALLPVRRNAYTRAMFPMKFFEYLAAGVPVVATAIETLAPHADVARLSPPDPASFAAAIRRCLDGDVPPLDRRLAVAGAHTYRTRTGAMLADVARLTGTAA; translated from the coding sequence ATGGCTGACATCACCCTGCTGGCCACCGCCGACTGGGACCACCCGCTCTGGACCAACAAGCAGCACGTCGCCTGCCAGCTGGCAGAACGCGGCCACCGGGTGCTCTACGTGGAATCCATCGGCCTGAGGCCACCCCGCCCCGGTGCGGCTGATCGCTCCCGGCTGATCCGGCGGCTGCGGCACGGGCTGCAAGGGCCGCGGCGGGTGCGCCCCAATCTCTGGGTCTGGTCGCCGCTGGTGCTGCCCGCCGCCAGCTCCCCCTGGGGCCTGCGGCTCAACCGCCTCGTGCTGCGGCTCGGGCTGGCGGCCTGCCGAGGGCTGCTGCGGCTGCGGCGGGACTGGCTCTGGACCTACAACCCCCTGACGCTGCAGCTGTTCGACACGAGCCGCCACGGGCTGCTGATCTATCACTGCGTGGATGCGATCCAGGAGCAGCCCGGCATGCCGGCCCGGACGATCGATCTGTGGGAGGAGCGCCTGAGCCGGGCGGCCGATGCGGTGTTCGTCACCTCCCCCCAGCTGCTGGAGCGCCACCGGCGCTTCAATCCCGCCTGCCGCTTCTACGGCAACGTGGCCGATGCCGACCACTTCGGCCGGGCCCTGGAGGCCTCCCTGCCCGAACCGCCCGAGCTGGCGGTGCTGCCCCGGCCCCGCCTGGGCTTCATCGGTGCCATCAGCGGCTACAAGCTGGATCTGCCCCTGCTGGCGGCCCTGGCCCGCCAGCAGCCCGAGTGGACTCTGGTGCTGATCGGTCCGGTGGGCGAGGGGGATCCGGAGACGGACGTCTCCGAGCTGAAGGGGCTGGCCAACGTGGTCTTCGCCGGGCCCCAGCCCTACCGGGCGCTGCCGGCCTGGCTGAAGGGGATGGATGTGGCCCTGCTGCCGGTGCGGCGCAATGCCTACACCCGGGCCATGTTCCCGATGAAGTTCTTCGAGTACCTGGCGGCCGGGGTGCCGGTGGTGGCCACGGCCATCGAGACCCTCGCCCCCCATGCCGATGTGGCCCGGCTGAGCCCGCCGGATCCGGCCAGCTTCGCAGCCGCGATCCGCCGCTGCCTCGATGGCGACGTGC
- a CDS encoding four-carbon acid sugar kinase family protein, translated as MDASAGPPRILVIDDDPTGSQTVHSCPLLLRTDPASWRQGLAHPSPLLFVLANSRAMDPARAEATVRRICRGFRSAVEERDGEGAWRRWLIVSRGDSTLRGHVPLETDAIDAELGPFAATLHVPAFLEGGRTTVDGVHRLNGVPVAETPFARDRQFGYRHSALAPWLEEKSGGRIPAASVAHLTLQQLEGPAADLCDWLAALSGNRQVAVDASAPRHLQALGAAARTLARRDPPRRLLFRSAASLLNGLAALPPPPRSPAALAGLRRRDGPGRLRPGLVMVGSHVPLADAQLACLLEEPACRPIELPVPRLARVVEGPLPELLLADLEAGWSADLRAALRDGATPVLHSSRGELVCGSLAERLRIGEALARLMGRLAASVAGELGYLISKGGITSHTLLADGLGLGRVDLEGQLLPGLSLVRPPAGCAAAIEGLPVLTFPGNLGDAGSLRQAWRLMEAAGSLRPAADRR; from the coding sequence ATGGACGCATCAGCCGGCCCGCCCCGCATCCTGGTCATCGACGATGACCCCACCGGCTCCCAGACGGTCCACAGCTGTCCGCTGCTGCTGCGCACCGATCCGGCCAGCTGGCGGCAGGGCCTGGCCCACCCCTCGCCGCTGCTGTTCGTGCTCGCCAACAGCCGCGCCATGGACCCGGCCCGGGCGGAGGCCACCGTGCGCCGGATCTGCCGGGGCTTCCGCTCGGCCGTGGAGGAGCGGGACGGCGAGGGCGCCTGGCGGCGCTGGCTGATCGTCAGCCGCGGCGATTCCACCCTGCGCGGCCATGTGCCGCTGGAGACCGACGCGATCGACGCGGAGCTGGGCCCCTTCGCCGCCACCCTGCACGTGCCGGCCTTTCTGGAGGGCGGCCGCACCACCGTGGACGGGGTGCACCGGCTCAACGGGGTGCCCGTGGCCGAGACCCCCTTCGCCCGCGACCGGCAGTTCGGCTACCGCCACAGCGCCCTGGCCCCCTGGCTGGAGGAGAAGAGCGGCGGCCGCATCCCCGCCGCGTCGGTGGCGCATCTGACCCTCCAACAGCTGGAGGGGCCCGCGGCCGATCTGTGTGACTGGCTGGCGGCCCTCAGCGGCAACCGCCAGGTGGCGGTGGATGCCAGCGCGCCCCGGCACCTGCAGGCTCTGGGGGCCGCGGCCCGCACCCTGGCGCGCCGGGACCCACCCCGGCGTCTGCTCTTCCGCAGCGCCGCCAGCCTGCTCAATGGCCTGGCGGCGCTGCCGCCGCCGCCCCGCTCGCCCGCGGCCCTGGCCGGGCTGCGGCGGCGGGATGGGCCCGGCCGGCTGCGGCCGGGCCTGGTGATGGTGGGCTCCCACGTGCCCCTGGCCGATGCCCAGCTGGCCTGCCTGCTGGAGGAGCCGGCCTGCCGGCCCATCGAACTGCCGGTGCCGCGCCTGGCGCGGGTGGTCGAGGGGCCGCTGCCCGAGCTGCTGCTGGCCGATCTGGAAGCGGGCTGGAGCGCTGATCTGCGGGCCGCGCTCCGGGATGGCGCCACGCCGGTGCTGCACAGCAGCCGCGGCGAGCTGGTCTGCGGCAGCCTGGCGGAGCGCCTGCGCATCGGCGAGGCCCTGGCCCGGCTGATGGGGCGGCTGGCGGCGTCCGTGGCCGGCGAGCTGGGCTACCTGATCAGCAAGGGCGGCATCACCAGCCACACCCTGCTGGCCGATGGCCTCGGCCTGGGACGGGTGGACCTCGAGGGGCAGCTGCTGCCCGGCCTCTCCCTGGTGCGGCCTCCCGCGGGCTGTGCTGCGGCGATCGAGGGCCTGCCCGTGCTCACCTTCCCCGGCAACCTCGGCGACGCCGGCAGCTTGCGGCAGGCCTGGCGGCTGATGGAGGCGGCCGGATCGCTCAGGCCGGCAGCAGACCGGCGCTGA
- a CDS encoding (Fe-S)-binding protein, with product MSGGSPPAAGLAAGAADPCVHCGFCLPTCASYRVLGTEMDSPRGRIHMLKAIEAGELSLDATVASHFDSCLGCFACVSACPSGVRYDQLIEEARPRLNAAELRSPWQQSLRRLLLALLPYPQRLRALLQPMRLYSGSGLQRLVRGRGLMRLFGPELTALEALLPPLAAEGFQDSWPVVAPAEGPRRHRVGLVLGCVQRSFDPAVNRAVLAVLNANGIEVVIPPQQGCCGAVSHHQGAMEQTRSLAGDLVAAFDAVLGPGRPAGPEPLDAVLVAASGCGHTLKSYDRLIGRSFAAPVADVHEFLDRVGLSAAFRQRLRPLAAPDGAPATAEAPRAVAYHDACHMIHGQGLQAEPRRLLSAIPHLQLREAVEAGVCCGSAGIYNLVQPREAEELGRLKAADLRGTGAELIASANIGCTLQLRRHLEPSEGAMVRHPMELLALSAGLLPA from the coding sequence ATGAGCGGAGGATCCCCACCAGCGGCCGGCCTGGCGGCCGGCGCCGCCGATCCCTGCGTCCACTGCGGCTTCTGCCTGCCCACCTGCGCCAGCTACCGGGTGCTGGGCACCGAGATGGATTCGCCGCGGGGGCGGATCCACATGCTCAAGGCGATCGAGGCCGGTGAGCTGAGCCTGGATGCCACGGTGGCCTCCCATTTCGACAGCTGCCTGGGCTGCTTCGCCTGCGTCAGCGCCTGCCCCTCGGGGGTGCGCTACGACCAGCTGATCGAGGAGGCCCGGCCCCGGCTCAACGCCGCCGAACTGCGCAGCCCCTGGCAGCAGAGCCTGCGGCGCCTGCTGCTGGCCCTGCTGCCCTACCCCCAGCGGCTGCGGGCCCTGCTCCAGCCGATGCGGCTCTACAGCGGCTCCGGCCTGCAGCGCCTGGTGCGCGGTCGCGGCCTGATGCGCCTGTTCGGGCCGGAGCTCACCGCCCTGGAAGCCCTGCTGCCCCCGCTGGCGGCCGAGGGGTTCCAGGACAGCTGGCCCGTTGTGGCTCCGGCCGAGGGGCCCCGCCGCCACCGGGTGGGTCTGGTGCTGGGCTGCGTGCAGCGCAGCTTCGATCCCGCAGTGAACCGGGCCGTGCTGGCCGTGCTCAACGCCAACGGCATCGAGGTGGTGATCCCGCCACAGCAGGGCTGCTGCGGTGCCGTGAGCCATCACCAGGGAGCGATGGAGCAGACCCGGTCCCTGGCGGGGGATCTGGTGGCGGCCTTCGACGCCGTGCTGGGCCCCGGCCGGCCCGCGGGCCCGGAACCGCTCGATGCGGTGCTGGTGGCCGCCTCCGGCTGCGGCCACACCCTGAAGAGCTACGACCGCCTGATCGGACGGAGTTTTGCCGCCCCCGTGGCGGACGTGCACGAGTTCCTCGACCGGGTGGGTCTCAGCGCCGCCTTCCGCCAGCGGCTGCGGCCGCTGGCCGCGCCTGACGGAGCCCCGGCCACCGCCGAGGCTCCGCGCGCTGTGGCGTACCACGACGCCTGCCACATGATCCATGGCCAGGGCCTTCAGGCGGAGCCGCGGCGCCTGCTGAGTGCCATCCCGCATCTGCAGCTGCGGGAAGCGGTGGAGGCCGGGGTCTGCTGCGGCAGCGCCGGCATCTACAACCTGGTGCAGCCGCGCGAGGCCGAGGAGCTGGGCCGGCTCAAGGCGGCCGATCTGCGCGGCACCGGCGCGGAGCTGATCGCCAGCGCCAACATCGGCTGCACCCTGCAGCTGCGGCGCCACCTGGAGCCCTCCGAGGGCGCGATGGTGCGCCATCCGATGGAGCTGCTGGCCCTCAGCGCCGGTCTGCTGCCGGCCTGA
- a CDS encoding galactose mutarotase yields MPSSLTRHQDPYPHWAFETPSGDRLRLVPERGGLLSEWRCGGREILYFDRERFADPAKSVRGGMPILFPICGNLPGDRLPLPQGEFHLPQHGFARDQPWSLESAADGSGVRMVLEHNSATLQHYPFRFRLQLDLTLEPGGLAIAVSVAHLAPGEPGSGPMPYSLGLHPYFRVSDPATALLEGLPPRCFDHLQMAETDTAAQLQRLGAGVDLLAPSPGAVHLSDPAADLTVTMQTRTPLDQAVIWSEPPRPMVCLEAWTAPRQALISGERRLELAPGEAHSLHCRYTVTLPATGPSA; encoded by the coding sequence ATGCCGTCCAGCCTCACACGCCATCAGGATCCCTACCCCCACTGGGCCTTCGAGACCCCCAGCGGCGATCGGCTGCGGCTGGTGCCCGAGCGGGGCGGGCTGCTGAGCGAATGGCGCTGCGGCGGCCGCGAGATCCTCTATTTCGATCGCGAGCGCTTCGCCGATCCCGCCAAGAGCGTGCGGGGCGGCATGCCGATTCTCTTCCCCATCTGCGGCAATCTTCCGGGCGACCGCCTGCCGCTGCCCCAGGGCGAGTTCCATCTGCCGCAGCACGGCTTTGCCCGCGATCAGCCCTGGAGCCTGGAGAGTGCGGCCGATGGCAGCGGCGTGCGGATGGTGCTGGAACACAACAGCGCCACGCTGCAGCACTATCCGTTCCGCTTCCGGCTGCAGCTGGACCTGACCCTCGAGCCGGGGGGCCTGGCGATCGCTGTCAGCGTCGCCCATCTCGCTCCGGGCGAGCCCGGCTCCGGTCCGATGCCCTACAGCCTCGGCCTGCATCCCTACTTCCGAGTGAGCGATCCGGCGACGGCCCTTCTGGAGGGGCTGCCGCCGCGCTGCTTCGATCACCTGCAGATGGCGGAGACCGACACGGCGGCCCAGCTGCAGCGGCTCGGAGCCGGGGTGGATCTGCTGGCTCCGAGCCCTGGCGCGGTGCACCTCAGCGACCCCGCCGCCGACCTGACGGTGACGATGCAGACTCGGACCCCCCTGGATCAGGCCGTGATCTGGAGCGAGCCGCCCCGGCCGATGGTCTGCCTGGAGGCCTGGACGGCCCCGCGTCAGGCCCTGATCAGCGGCGAGCGGCGCCTGGAGCTCGCGCCCGGTGAAGCGCACAGCCTCCACTGCCGCTACACCGTGACACTGCCAGCCACGGGGCCCTCAGCCTGA
- a CDS encoding ABC transporter ATP-binding protein, whose amino-acid sequence MAQGAGAPDRTGHRPGRPDQQPRKRLNSETIARLWTLFSYLPARRLRGLWLLLGLSVLIGVLDLVFVGLLARLVGTLSGARLADKIPNIFVFGGDAINQGFWVAGILIALVWLATTIKLAALGLQGWLTAQIWSDYGERIYGNVLLQPYDYFQGQTTAHLLARLNRIFGRISDSIVLPLLTAVSNGVSAAVLSVGVIVAFGWQAFLIFAFLLLAYSFASVLITPMLRFATRQKLIFSLNINTLLMESTRSIRDVQLYGAEPHFQASFRRIGQRGKTFDRISKTLPEVPRYIVEPAGITVLFLVGLLPSFLSSDPVDSVRDAIPTLAAIMFAGLRLSAPIQAIFRSVNKLRGGLPDIEDALTLLRLRPGRITMASEEVPSPAGVMPNRQIRLEGVGYRYPQSDRWVLDDVDLSVPVGSRIAFVGRTGGGKSTAAHVLLGLLTPQRGSLLLDGIPLKPEELPAWQACCAIVPQNIVLLNASVRDNVAFGINDDAIDDARVWEALEMAQLADFVSELPYGVYTVVGEDGMRLSGGQRQRLALARAFYKQARVLILDEATSALDNKTESDVLEALELVGRRCTTIVVAHRLSTIRYCDRIYEFDGGRIKASGDYRALQGASESFRELVALQDG is encoded by the coding sequence ATGGCACAAGGCGCCGGAGCGCCGGACAGGACAGGCCACCGGCCGGGCCGGCCCGACCAGCAGCCCCGCAAGCGGCTCAACAGCGAAACGATCGCCCGGCTCTGGACGCTGTTCTCCTACCTGCCCGCTCGCCGGCTGCGGGGGCTGTGGCTGCTGCTGGGCCTGTCGGTGCTGATCGGGGTGCTCGATCTGGTGTTCGTCGGCCTGCTGGCCCGGCTGGTGGGCACCTTGAGCGGCGCCCGGCTGGCCGACAAGATCCCGAACATCTTCGTGTTCGGCGGCGACGCCATCAACCAGGGCTTCTGGGTGGCGGGCATCCTGATTGCGCTGGTCTGGCTGGCCACCACGATCAAGCTGGCCGCCCTCGGCCTGCAGGGCTGGCTGACGGCCCAGATCTGGAGCGATTACGGCGAACGGATCTACGGCAACGTGCTGCTGCAGCCCTACGACTATTTCCAGGGCCAGACCACGGCCCATCTGCTGGCCCGCCTCAACCGGATCTTCGGCCGCATCTCCGACAGCATCGTGCTGCCCCTGCTCACGGCCGTCTCCAACGGCGTGTCGGCGGCGGTGCTCTCGGTGGGCGTGATCGTGGCCTTCGGCTGGCAGGCCTTCCTGATCTTCGCCTTCCTGCTGCTGGCCTACAGCTTCGCCTCGGTGCTGATCACGCCGATGCTGCGCTTCGCCACCCGGCAGAAGCTGATCTTCTCGCTGAACATCAACACCCTGTTGATGGAGTCGACACGCTCGATCCGGGATGTGCAGCTCTACGGAGCCGAGCCCCACTTCCAGGCCTCCTTCCGCCGCATCGGCCAGCGCGGCAAGACCTTCGATCGCATCTCCAAGACCCTGCCGGAGGTGCCCCGCTACATCGTGGAACCGGCCGGCATCACGGTGCTCTTCCTGGTGGGGCTGCTGCCGTCGTTCCTCAGTTCGGACCCGGTGGATTCGGTGCGCGATGCCATCCCCACCCTGGCCGCGATCATGTTCGCCGGCCTGCGGCTGTCAGCGCCGATCCAGGCCATCTTCCGCTCGGTCAACAAGCTGCGCGGCGGCCTGCCCGACATCGAGGACGCCCTCACCCTGCTGCGCCTGCGGCCCGGGCGCATCACCATGGCCTCCGAGGAGGTGCCCTCCCCGGCCGGCGTGATGCCCAACCGGCAGATCCGCCTGGAGGGTGTGGGCTACCGCTACCCCCAGTCGGACCGTTGGGTGCTGGACGATGTGGACCTGAGCGTGCCGGTGGGCTCCCGCATCGCCTTCGTGGGGCGCACGGGCGGGGGCAAGTCCACGGCCGCCCATGTGCTGCTCGGTCTGCTCACGCCCCAGCGCGGCTCCCTCCTGCTGGACGGCATTCCGCTCAAGCCGGAGGAGCTGCCGGCCTGGCAGGCCTGCTGCGCGATCGTGCCCCAGAACATCGTGCTGCTCAACGCCAGCGTGCGCGACAACGTGGCCTTCGGCATCAACGACGACGCCATCGATGATGCGCGGGTCTGGGAGGCCCTGGAGATGGCCCAGCTGGCCGACTTCGTCAGCGAGCTGCCCTACGGCGTCTACACCGTGGTCGGCGAAGACGGGATGCGCCTGTCGGGCGGACAGCGCCAGCGCCTGGCCCTGGCGCGGGCCTTCTACAAGCAGGCGCGGGTGCTGATCCTGGATGAGGCCACCAGCGCCCTCGACAACAAGACCGAGAGCGACGTGCTCGAGGCGCTGGAGCTGGTCGGCCGCCGCTGCACCACGATCGTGGTGGCCCACCGCCTCTCCACCATCCGCTACTGCGACCGCATCTACGAGTTCGATGGCGGCCGGATCAAGGCCTCCGGTGACTACCGCGCCCTTCAGGGAGCCTCCGAGAGCTTCCGGGAGCTGGTGGCCCTCCAGGATGGCTGA
- a CDS encoding glycosyltransferase: MPGTGRRFRSGGLAVELQTARLVAGLCAAEVVTYRQRESDRPHLDDLLASEPPDAAGLWVVSWGFDVPALLRRLRGRRVAYHAHSSGYGFDLPAGVPVLAASRNTLGYWGDRAPRNPLFLVPNALEPAWLERGARPGRSGAELERPVDVLVQARKSSGYVLRQLVPALRRAGLRVTVQDGWVDDLVALFNSAAVYLYDSAEYWRGRGVSEGFGLPPLEAMACGCVVFSSLNHALADLFEPGLCGHQIGCGTLAWDVERIRAAARDPWSQRPPADLLEPLLHRHSEAALAERWRQVLSQLAGWFATVESSAGAGGVLRSPPIWRLRAGQRWRSARTLVGRLARRLLGPGGGAA; this comes from the coding sequence GTGCCCGGCACGGGCCGCCGCTTCCGCAGCGGCGGCCTGGCGGTGGAACTGCAGACCGCCCGCCTGGTCGCCGGCCTGTGTGCGGCGGAGGTCGTCACCTACCGCCAGCGCGAATCGGACCGGCCTCACCTCGACGATCTCCTGGCCTCCGAACCCCCGGATGCTGCCGGCCTCTGGGTGGTGAGCTGGGGCTTCGATGTGCCGGCGTTGCTGCGGCGCCTGCGGGGCCGGCGGGTGGCGTATCACGCCCACAGCAGCGGCTACGGCTTCGATCTGCCCGCCGGGGTGCCCGTGCTGGCGGCGAGCCGCAACACGCTGGGCTACTGGGGCGATCGGGCCCCCCGCAATCCGCTCTTCCTGGTGCCCAACGCCCTGGAGCCGGCCTGGCTGGAGCGGGGCGCCCGACCCGGGCGATCGGGCGCTGAGCTCGAGCGGCCGGTGGATGTGCTGGTGCAGGCGCGCAAGAGCAGCGGCTACGTTCTGCGCCAGCTGGTGCCGGCTCTGCGCCGCGCCGGCCTGCGGGTCACGGTTCAGGACGGCTGGGTGGACGATCTGGTGGCTCTGTTCAACTCCGCCGCGGTGTACCTCTACGACTCGGCCGAGTACTGGCGCGGGCGGGGGGTGAGCGAAGGCTTCGGCCTCCCGCCCCTGGAAGCGATGGCCTGTGGCTGCGTGGTGTTCAGCAGCCTCAATCACGCCCTGGCCGATCTGTTCGAGCCCGGCCTCTGCGGCCATCAGATCGGCTGCGGCACCCTGGCCTGGGATGTGGAGCGGATCCGCGCCGCAGCGCGAGACCCCTGGAGCCAGCGGCCGCCGGCCGATCTGCTGGAGCCGCTGCTGCACCGCCACAGCGAGGCGGCCCTGGCGGAGCGCTGGCGGCAGGTGCTGAGTCAGCTCGCCGGCTGGTTCGCCACCGTCGAGTCCTCGGCCGGTGCCGGTGGGGTGCTGCGCTCACCGCCCATCTGGCGCCTGCGGGCAGGGCAACGCTGGCGATCGGCCCGCACGCTCGTCGGGCGACTGGCCCGCCGGTTGCTAGGGCCGGGAGGGGGCGCGGCCTGA
- a CDS encoding FAD-binding oxidoreductase, whose amino-acid sequence MSTRTPSGPPRRRLTPAPAELAAAVADLHASATPWLPCGLGSRLHWGPAVHATGLELSSAAHDRILQHARDDFTVTVQAGMPLAALESELARWGQWLAIDPPLLGGGAASSIGGVVARGLSGGLSLRYMGVRDRLVGIGLMRSDGTAAHAGGRVVKNVAGYDLMRLLCGSWGSLALITELTLRTYPIPPVRRLQVLQAPEPHLAGGLEALRRWLLSGTLTPEAIDWWQTPGQTPRLLIRLGSVSAEAVQEQQAAIAGQAGSLGLQAKSDPEAVLPWQGLSREPTWLARLAVPAGRAEALLSDAAVAGWSLRLGAASGIGEASSDTADVRSAGALRQLCEQLGGYLTLLVQPADGGLPAWEDAPGREVILALKRRFDPLQQLARGRLPGVLDRVASG is encoded by the coding sequence GTGAGCACGCGCACCCCTTCCGGCCCGCCCCGACGACGGCTGACCCCGGCGCCGGCGGAGCTGGCCGCCGCGGTGGCTGATCTGCACGCCAGCGCCACGCCCTGGCTGCCCTGCGGCCTGGGCAGTCGGCTGCACTGGGGGCCGGCCGTGCACGCCACCGGGCTGGAGCTCAGCAGCGCCGCCCACGACCGCATCCTCCAGCACGCCCGCGACGACTTCACCGTGACCGTGCAGGCCGGCATGCCGCTGGCGGCGCTGGAGAGCGAGCTGGCCCGCTGGGGCCAGTGGCTGGCGATCGACCCGCCGCTCCTCGGCGGGGGAGCGGCCAGCAGCATCGGTGGTGTGGTGGCCCGGGGCCTGAGCGGCGGGCTGAGCCTGCGCTACATGGGCGTGCGGGACCGGCTGGTGGGCATCGGCCTGATGCGCAGCGACGGCACCGCCGCCCATGCCGGCGGCCGGGTGGTGAAGAACGTGGCCGGTTATGACCTGATGCGGCTGCTCTGCGGCAGCTGGGGGTCCCTGGCTCTGATCACCGAGCTGACCCTGCGCACCTACCCGATCCCGCCGGTGCGGCGTCTGCAGGTGCTGCAGGCCCCGGAACCCCACCTGGCCGGGGGCCTGGAGGCGCTGCGCCGCTGGCTGCTGAGCGGCACCCTCACCCCCGAGGCGATCGACTGGTGGCAGACGCCCGGCCAGACGCCCCGCCTGCTGATCCGGCTGGGCAGCGTCAGCGCCGAGGCGGTGCAGGAGCAGCAGGCGGCCATCGCCGGGCAGGCGGGGTCCCTGGGCCTGCAGGCCAAATCCGACCCGGAGGCCGTCCTGCCCTGGCAGGGTCTGAGCCGGGAACCCACCTGGCTGGCGCGGCTGGCCGTGCCCGCCGGCCGCGCCGAGGCCCTGCTCAGCGATGCGGCCGTCGCCGGCTGGAGCCTGCGGCTGGGGGCCGCCAGCGGCATCGGCGAGGCCAGCTCGGACACAGCCGATGTCCGCTCGGCCGGTGCCCTGCGCCAGCTTTGCGAGCAGCTGGGGGGCTACCTGACCCTGCTGGTGCAACCGGCCGACGGGGGTCTGCCGGCCTGGGAGGACGCGCCGGGGCGGGAGGTGATCCTGGCCCTCAAGCGCCGCTTCGATCCGCTGCAGCAGCTGGCCCGCGGCCGGCTGCCCGGGGTGCTCGACCGGGTCGCATCAGGCTGA
- a CDS encoding heme oxygenase (biliverdin-producing): MSVALATQLREGTRKSHTMAENTGFVSCFLKGVVDKTSYRTLVADLYFVYSAMEEEIGRLRDHPVVGPIAFSQLNRREALETDLSYYFGSGWQNQLQPTPSAATYVARIREVAASAPELLVGHHYTRYLGDLSGGQILKTIAQKAMNLQGDSGLAFYEFAAIDDEKAFKVNYRATLDQLPIDQATADRIVEEANEAFRLNMEMFKELEGNLVAAIGKVLFGFLTRRQRSGSTEQPVAA; the protein is encoded by the coding sequence ATGTCCGTAGCCCTTGCGACCCAACTGCGGGAAGGCACCAGGAAGTCCCACACGATGGCCGAGAACACCGGCTTCGTGAGCTGCTTCCTCAAGGGAGTGGTGGACAAGACCAGCTACCGCACCCTGGTGGCCGACCTCTATTTCGTGTACTCCGCCATGGAGGAGGAGATCGGCAGGCTGCGCGACCATCCGGTGGTGGGCCCGATCGCCTTCAGCCAGCTCAACCGCCGCGAGGCCCTGGAGACCGACCTCTCCTATTACTTCGGCAGCGGCTGGCAGAACCAGCTGCAGCCCACCCCCTCCGCCGCCACCTACGTGGCCCGCATCCGCGAGGTGGCCGCCAGCGCCCCGGAACTGCTGGTGGGCCACCACTACACCCGCTATCTGGGTGATCTCTCCGGCGGCCAGATCCTCAAGACGATCGCCCAGAAGGCGATGAACCTCCAGGGCGACAGCGGCCTGGCCTTCTATGAGTTCGCCGCCATCGACGACGAGAAGGCCTTCAAGGTCAACTACCGCGCCACGCTGGATCAGCTGCCGATCGATCAGGCCACGGCCGACCGGATCGTGGAGGAGGCCAACGAGGCCTTCCGCCTGAACATGGAGATGTTCAAGGAGCTGGAGGGCAACCTGGTGGCCGCCATCGGCAAGGTGCTCTTCGGGTTCCTGACCCGCCGTCAGCGCAGCGGCAGCACCGAGCAGCCCGTCGCCGCCTGA
- a CDS encoding 5'-methylthioadenosine/adenosylhomocysteine nucleosidase encodes MADGTGSGRHIALLGAMPEEVGAFRSHLSDPGEQQHGDLTLHRGRVGPHRVSLAWSGWGKVAAARAATRLLAAAEASDPVDLLLFTGVAGGAAPQLRQWDVLLADPAIQHDMDASPLVPRFTLPPLNIDRLHPTGPLRDWALRSLQQAAAAGALDGFGTIRSGLVGTGDRFIAARSSLDRLREDLPDLQAVEMEGAAVAQVAVQEGVPWLVVRVISDGADDGAAASFSDFVAAYDARAWRIIEALLQRLDAAPLRQESADGTGRGA; translated from the coding sequence GTGGCCGACGGCACAGGCAGTGGACGCCACATCGCCCTGCTCGGAGCCATGCCGGAGGAGGTGGGGGCGTTCCGCAGCCACCTGAGCGACCCGGGCGAACAGCAGCACGGCGATCTGACCCTGCATCGGGGTCGGGTCGGCCCGCACCGGGTCAGCCTCGCCTGGTCCGGCTGGGGCAAGGTGGCAGCGGCCCGGGCGGCCACGCGGCTGCTGGCCGCGGCCGAAGCCAGCGACCCCGTCGACCTGCTGCTGTTCACGGGCGTGGCGGGCGGCGCCGCACCGCAGCTGCGCCAGTGGGATGTGCTGCTGGCCGATCCGGCCATCCAGCACGACATGGATGCCAGCCCGCTCGTGCCCCGCTTCACCCTGCCGCCCCTGAACATCGACCGGCTCCATCCGACCGGCCCGCTGCGGGACTGGGCCCTGCGGAGCCTGCAGCAGGCGGCCGCCGCCGGTGCACTCGACGGTTTCGGCACGATCCGCAGCGGCCTGGTGGGCACGGGCGATCGCTTCATCGCCGCCCGCAGCTCCCTGGATCGGCTGCGGGAGGATCTGCCGGATCTGCAGGCGGTGGAGATGGAGGGGGCCGCCGTGGCCCAGGTGGCGGTGCAGGAGGGCGTGCCCTGGCTGGTGGTGCGGGTGATCTCCGACGGCGCCGACGACGGCGCGGCCGCCAGCTTCAGCGATTTCGTGGCGGCCTACGACGCCCGGGCCTGGCGGATCATCGAGGCCCTGCTGCAGCGACTCGACGCAGCGCCCCTGCGTCAGGAGAGCGCAGACGGCACCGGTCGCGGCGCATAA